A single Tenacibaculum sp. Bg11-29 DNA region contains:
- a CDS encoding T9SS type A sorting domain-containing protein, with translation MTKKIFSFLYILFAMLAITTMQGQETDPNDLSLYYKIQILGPDAGVGLSTEVETVIKEHNTGTEIAINKRGVLSIVPTGGTAPYKFYVYKDGSTTPLAESNRDINNANEERIVDNLLPGNYVVEIRDANYSSSPVTACNTISKTVVLKNPTLLEISASPEAIKCKGDKGKITISVKGGIKPIVNSGKYKVALFLGGILQEEQSVNYNETTYNSCTFTGYPAGNYRVVVSDRYVSKEYKDIIVTQPAASLTINIVSDSIKDVSCNNTDPSDDDGSVEIQATGGTVPYSLLLNNASSGITYTPVPGTFTNTKAINNLSVGTYNVKVKDANNCVRGFKTFTIEEPISPLIITPTPGIQGNTTSTGGVNGFVEYSVTGGTPNPNYTYSFKGANTTAPNAVDLSGSFPGLGVPKLFNNLRADTYILIITDDEGCINEEEIVISDPAPIEIDFDKTHVSCFGGNDGTITAKVIGGASNKYHYEWTKVGTGVIAIPTPGTASITVSEGTYIVKVTVIYDFNPVEIKNSTEVIITQPIQPLSIAETIKDVSCKGGNDGNIQLTVTGGTQPYTYSWKDIGDTEIATTKDITAQLKGSYKVIVTDAKLCSVAQTYTINEPIDDLIVALDSAKDPLSFNGTNGSINISVTGGNGGYSYVWTNSLGIQVGTSEDLIGIGAETYKVMVTDAKGCTDEISQTLSQPDELIATVTIPTDGVLFCNGDADGKLEVTVSGGLVPYTYHWYEVLSNGSKSFLSGETNITVEGLVAGDYGVEVTDRNGLGIKVYDKVKLSEPNKVIINTPVITDVDCHGNTTGAITLDVVGGTGAYVYEWYKIGTTTPISTSKDLIGREAGQYKVIVQDTNNCPSIPLEEIITINQPASELSIDSATEVVTNATGFEVSDGSIKIDVLGGTPFDPSGSPHYNYSLIEKSLGTVVAMSNLVTGLAGTVLGITYEMTITDANGCQLQKEYTIHQPEKLIVKLGLQTAIRCNGENGTLNATVTGGYSAPTPVYTYKWYNKNDLTTVIGELTTLTKKAGAYRLVVEDEKGNTSYDDFELLQNDEVIVTYTKQDVTCYSGNDGAINLSVSGGTGIYTYVWSNGQRTEDVSSLTSGDYNVTVSDENGCSKKVLITIAQPSEYKISLNLFKRPTGKGLSNGKIEVEVIGGDQPDIFEWKDENGIVIGNTKSITDIPAGKYTFFVTDKKGCKLQETYNLGEPEELLITLNQNNIILCNGGSEASVKATVTGGVIPYQYTWYDSENTLISNEVILTNVKKGSYYLVIKDSENNQKQSVAILISQPELLKTELESTPGNCGTANDWTITANTTGGTLPYKYFWSTGATTQNITNMSLGSYFVMITDANGCQTTQNIVLENTSPLTINVNVTDVNCYNTCTGTINLDIAGGLAPYTVAWNTGDTGKSIVNACKGEYIATITDKKGCTIVKTITIKNTDEVVFSLVPNKVTLCYGETIEYDVTMNDVSKYSWTSDNGFTSNESIVTLSEGGKYTLTVTTTKGCIIVKELEILKSDVKIDAQLILTSQAFVGEDIAIINVSNPISSNIAWSIPSNVTIVQQTDEGLVLRFPAPGNYNIALVATEGNCIKRAIKTVTVLKSRNLDAIGDTKNPFIKEFKVYANPNKGNFKVDIVLEKESEVSLRLFSLSANSVVADKRLKGLKEYTANYEMNLSVGIYVLLLETPKGKRIRKVIIE, from the coding sequence ATGACAAAAAAAATATTTTCATTTTTATATATACTTTTCGCAATGTTGGCGATAACAACAATGCAAGGGCAAGAAACAGATCCTAATGATTTAAGTTTGTATTATAAAATACAAATTTTAGGACCTGATGCTGGGGTAGGATTATCTACAGAGGTAGAAACAGTAATTAAAGAACATAATACAGGTACAGAAATTGCTATAAATAAAAGAGGAGTATTAAGTATTGTTCCAACAGGCGGAACAGCTCCTTATAAGTTTTATGTTTATAAAGATGGTAGTACTACACCGTTAGCAGAGAGTAATAGAGATATTAATAATGCGAATGAAGAAAGAATTGTAGATAATCTACTTCCAGGGAATTATGTAGTTGAAATACGTGATGCAAATTATAGTTCATCTCCAGTTACAGCTTGTAACACTATAAGTAAAACAGTAGTATTAAAAAATCCAACATTATTAGAAATTTCAGCTTCACCAGAAGCTATTAAATGTAAAGGAGATAAAGGAAAAATAACAATTTCAGTAAAAGGAGGAATAAAACCAATAGTGAATTCAGGAAAGTATAAAGTAGCACTATTTTTAGGTGGAATATTACAAGAAGAACAATCTGTAAATTACAATGAAACCACATATAATTCATGCACTTTTACAGGATACCCTGCTGGAAATTATAGGGTTGTTGTTTCTGATAGGTATGTTTCTAAAGAGTATAAGGATATAATAGTAACACAACCGGCTGCATCATTAACCATTAATATAGTATCAGATAGTATAAAAGATGTAAGTTGTAATAATACAGATCCATCAGATGATGATGGTTCAGTTGAGATTCAAGCTACAGGTGGTACAGTTCCTTATAGCTTATTATTAAATAATGCTAGTTCAGGTATTACATATACTCCAGTACCAGGTACATTTACAAATACTAAAGCAATAAATAATTTAAGTGTTGGTACCTATAATGTAAAGGTTAAAGATGCTAATAATTGTGTTAGAGGGTTTAAAACTTTTACTATTGAAGAGCCAATTAGTCCGTTAATAATTACACCTACACCAGGAATTCAAGGGAATACTACATCTACGGGTGGTGTAAATGGTTTTGTAGAATATTCGGTAACAGGAGGTACACCAAACCCAAATTATACCTACTCATTTAAAGGCGCAAATACTACTGCACCTAATGCTGTAGATTTATCAGGCTCATTTCCAGGATTAGGAGTTCCTAAATTATTTAATAATTTAAGAGCAGATACATACATATTAATAATAACAGATGATGAGGGATGTATTAATGAAGAAGAAATAGTAATCTCAGATCCTGCTCCAATTGAAATTGATTTTGATAAAACACATGTTAGTTGTTTTGGAGGAAATGATGGAACAATTACAGCAAAAGTCATCGGAGGAGCAAGTAATAAATATCACTATGAATGGACTAAAGTAGGAACAGGTGTTATAGCAATTCCAACTCCAGGCACTGCTTCAATAACTGTTTCTGAAGGTACTTATATAGTAAAAGTAACTGTTATTTATGATTTTAATCCTGTAGAAATTAAAAACTCTACTGAAGTTATTATTACTCAGCCAATACAACCATTATCAATAGCAGAAACCATTAAAGACGTTTCATGTAAAGGTGGTAATGATGGAAATATACAATTAACTGTTACAGGAGGTACACAGCCTTACACATATTCATGGAAAGATATTGGCGATACTGAAATAGCGACAACCAAAGATATTACAGCACAACTTAAAGGAAGTTATAAAGTAATAGTTACAGATGCTAAACTATGTAGTGTAGCACAAACATATACTATTAATGAGCCTATCGATGATCTTATTGTTGCACTAGATAGCGCAAAAGATCCATTATCATTTAACGGAACAAATGGTAGTATTAATATATCAGTTACAGGAGGTAATGGAGGCTACAGTTATGTATGGACAAACAGTTTAGGTATACAAGTAGGAACTTCGGAAGATCTTATAGGAATTGGAGCAGAAACATACAAAGTGATGGTTACAGATGCTAAAGGATGTACCGATGAAATATCTCAAACATTAAGTCAACCAGATGAATTAATAGCAACAGTAACTATACCAACCGACGGAGTCTTATTCTGTAACGGTGATGCAGATGGTAAATTAGAAGTTACAGTAAGTGGAGGATTGGTACCTTATACATATCATTGGTATGAAGTTTTATCAAACGGATCTAAATCTTTTTTGTCAGGAGAAACAAATATAACAGTAGAAGGTTTAGTTGCGGGAGATTACGGAGTAGAGGTAACTGATAGAAATGGACTAGGAATAAAAGTATATGACAAAGTTAAATTAAGCGAACCAAATAAAGTTATAATAAATACCCCTGTAATAACAGATGTAGATTGCCATGGGAATACAACAGGAGCTATAACACTGGATGTTGTTGGTGGTACAGGAGCTTATGTTTATGAATGGTATAAAATAGGTACTACAACGCCAATTTCTACATCAAAAGATTTAATAGGTAGAGAAGCAGGACAATACAAAGTTATAGTACAAGATACGAATAACTGTCCTAGTATACCATTAGAAGAAATTATAACAATAAATCAACCAGCATCTGAATTGTCAATAGATTCTGCAACAGAAGTAGTTACAAATGCAACCGGTTTTGAAGTAAGTGATGGAAGTATAAAAATAGACGTACTAGGCGGTACACCATTCGATCCATCTGGATCACCACATTATAATTACTCATTAATAGAAAAAAGTTTAGGTACCGTAGTAGCAATGTCTAATTTGGTTACAGGATTAGCAGGGACAGTCTTAGGAATTACTTATGAAATGACAATAACTGATGCAAACGGTTGTCAATTACAAAAAGAATACACGATACACCAACCAGAAAAATTAATAGTAAAATTAGGTTTACAAACAGCAATTCGATGTAATGGTGAAAACGGAACTTTAAATGCTACCGTTACAGGAGGATATTCAGCACCAACACCAGTTTACACCTATAAATGGTATAACAAAAATGATCTAACTACAGTAATTGGTGAGCTAACAACATTAACGAAAAAAGCAGGAGCATATCGATTGGTGGTAGAAGATGAAAAAGGAAATACTTCATATGACGATTTTGAATTACTACAAAACGATGAAGTAATTGTAACGTATACGAAGCAAGATGTTACTTGTTATTCAGGAAATGATGGAGCGATTAATTTATCAGTTTCAGGAGGAACAGGCATATATACTTATGTTTGGAGTAACGGACAAAGAACAGAAGACGTATCTTCATTAACATCTGGAGATTATAATGTAACAGTATCCGATGAAAATGGTTGTAGTAAAAAAGTGTTAATTACAATAGCACAACCAAGTGAATATAAAATTTCATTAAATTTATTTAAAAGACCTACAGGAAAAGGATTATCTAATGGAAAAATTGAAGTTGAAGTTATTGGAGGGGATCAACCAGATATATTTGAATGGAAAGATGAAAACGGAATCGTAATAGGGAATACAAAAAGTATTACTGACATTCCTGCCGGAAAATACACCTTCTTTGTTACAGATAAAAAAGGATGTAAATTACAAGAAACCTATAATTTAGGTGAACCAGAAGAATTACTAATAACATTAAATCAAAACAACATAATATTATGTAATGGTGGTTCAGAAGCTAGTGTTAAAGCAACGGTAACAGGAGGAGTTATACCTTATCAGTATACTTGGTATGATAGTGAAAATACGCTTATATCCAATGAAGTAATTTTAACTAACGTAAAAAAAGGAAGTTATTATTTGGTGATAAAAGATAGTGAGAATAATCAAAAACAAAGTGTTGCTATACTAATATCTCAACCAGAACTTTTAAAAACTGAATTAGAAAGCACCCCAGGTAATTGTGGTACAGCTAATGATTGGACAATTACTGCAAATACAACAGGAGGTACATTACCATATAAGTATTTTTGGAGTACAGGTGCTACAACTCAAAATATTACAAACATGTCTTTAGGTAGCTATTTTGTAATGATTACAGATGCCAATGGATGTCAAACAACACAAAACATTGTATTAGAAAACACAAGTCCATTAACAATAAATGTAAATGTAACAGATGTAAATTGCTACAATACATGTACAGGAACTATTAATTTAGATATAGCAGGTGGGTTAGCACCATATACAGTAGCTTGGAATACGGGAGATACTGGTAAATCTATTGTAAATGCTTGTAAAGGCGAATATATAGCCACAATAACAGATAAAAAAGGTTGTACAATAGTAAAAACAATAACCATAAAAAACACTGACGAAGTTGTTTTTAGCCTTGTACCAAACAAGGTTACTTTATGTTACGGAGAAACTATAGAATATGATGTTACTATGAATGATGTTTCTAAGTATTCTTGGACATCAGATAATGGTTTTACAAGCAACGAAAGTATCGTAACATTATCAGAAGGAGGAAAATATACATTAACGGTAACTACAACAAAAGGATGTATAATAGTTAAAGAATTAGAGATTTTAAAATCAGATGTGAAAATTGATGCACAATTAATATTAACATCACAAGCCTTTGTAGGCGAAGACATTGCTATAATAAATGTATCGAATCCAATAAGCTCAAATATAGCATGGAGTATTCCTTCGAACGTAACAATAGTACAACAAACAGATGAAGGTTTAGTATTGCGTTTTCCAGCCCCAGGAAATTATAATATTGCTTTAGTTGCAACTGAAGGAAACTGTATAAAAAGAGCAATAAAAACAGTAACGGTTTTAAAATCTAGAAATTTAGATGCTATAGGAGATACTAAAAATCCATTTATTAAAGAATTTAAAGTGTATGCAAACCCAAATAAAGGAAACTTTAAAGTAGATATCGTTTTAGAAAAAGAATCTGAAGTTTCATTACGTCTTTTTAGTTTAAGTGCAAATTCAGTGGTCGCTGATAAGCGTTTAAAAGGATTAAAAGAATATACAGCAAATTACGAAATGAACTTGTCGGTAGGTATTTATGTATTACTATTAGAAACACCAAAAGGAAAAAGAATTAGAAAAGTAATAATTGAATAA